A single Streptomyces mirabilis DNA region contains:
- a CDS encoding MCE family protein encodes MISRTVKAQLLAFATVTAVGVSYVGAEYTGLVDDVLGRGYTVQADFADSGGIFQGAEVTYRGVPVGRVGALRLTGSDGISVSLDIKDGAPRIPADTLAVVANRSAVGEQYVDLQPRTSHGPYLLDGSAIPRGSTRVPLPTTDLVLSLDRLVNSVGKGDLRVTVDELGKAFSGTGPNLSRLVDSGNALVESASESLPQTISLIEDSRKVLKTQSDQGSSIKSFAHDLAALTAQLKSSDGDLRKLIGNATPAAQQVNSLLKSTGPQLSVLLANLISGGQVTLARLPGVEQSLVTFPALVAGSYTVVPGDGTTHFGLVVNADDPPPCTQGYGTARRDPSDTSPREANTDARCTAPRGSKTSVRGAQNAPGASATSNDANQAAQVTPYDPETGTATGPDGRPVEIGSTGGQQAVFGRESWQWLLVGPMA; translated from the coding sequence GTGATCAGCCGTACGGTCAAGGCCCAACTCCTGGCCTTCGCCACCGTCACCGCCGTCGGGGTGTCCTACGTCGGCGCCGAATACACCGGCCTGGTGGACGACGTCCTGGGCCGCGGCTACACCGTGCAGGCGGACTTCGCCGACTCCGGAGGCATCTTCCAAGGCGCCGAGGTCACCTACCGCGGGGTGCCGGTGGGCCGCGTCGGCGCACTGCGGCTGACCGGCTCCGACGGCATCTCGGTCTCCCTGGACATCAAGGACGGCGCGCCACGCATCCCGGCGGACACCCTGGCCGTGGTGGCGAACCGCTCGGCGGTGGGCGAGCAATACGTAGATCTACAGCCGCGTACTTCGCATGGCCCATATCTCCTCGACGGCAGTGCCATCCCCCGCGGCAGCACCCGCGTGCCGCTGCCCACGACGGACCTGGTCCTCAGCCTGGACCGGCTGGTCAACTCGGTCGGCAAGGGCGATCTACGAGTCACCGTCGACGAGTTGGGCAAGGCCTTCTCGGGCACCGGCCCGAATCTGAGCCGACTGGTGGACTCGGGCAACGCGCTCGTGGAGTCGGCCTCCGAGTCACTCCCCCAGACGATCTCGCTGATCGAGGACTCGCGAAAGGTCCTCAAGACGCAGTCCGACCAGGGCTCGTCCATCAAGTCGTTCGCGCACGACCTGGCGGCTCTCACGGCACAGCTGAAGTCGAGCGACGGGGACCTGCGCAAACTGATCGGCAACGCGACGCCGGCCGCGCAGCAGGTGAACTCGCTGCTCAAGTCCACCGGGCCACAGCTGTCGGTCCTGCTGGCGAATCTGATCAGCGGCGGTCAGGTCACGCTGGCCCGCCTGCCCGGCGTGGAGCAGTCCCTGGTCACCTTCCCGGCGCTGGTCGCGGGCAGCTACACGGTCGTCCCGGGCGACGGCACCACCCACTTCGGCCTGGTGGTGAACGCCGACGACCCGCCGCCGTGCACCCAGGGGTACGGGACAGCACGGCGCGATCCCTCGGACACCAGCCCGCGCGAGGCGAACACCGACGCGCGCTGCACGGCCCCGCGCGGAAGCAAGACGTCGGTACGGGGCGCGCAGAACGCCCCCGGCGCGTCGGCAACCTCCAACGACGCGAACCAGGCGGCGCAGGTCACGCCGTACGACCCGGAGACCGGTACCGCCACCGGCCCGGACGGAAGGCCCGTCGAGATCGGCTCGACGGGCGGCCAACAGGCGGTGTTCGGAAGGGAGTCGTGGCAATGGCTGCTAGTCGGACCGATGGCATGA
- a CDS encoding MCE family protein has translation MSALRKVGAVAWAAVGSLLLSGCEFNGWYDVQLPGGAAADGHAYHVTVEFRDVLDLVPQSAVKVNNVTVGAVEKVQLDGWHARVRLRVADSVKLPANAVAELRQTSMLGEKYVALSAPSGTAPVGRLGDGDRIPLSRSGRNPEIEEVLSALSALLNGGGVAQLKTITVELNKALNGRENRVRSLLKELNTFIGGLDDQRKDIVRALKAVDRLAGRLGKEKKTIAQTVDAMPPALKVLADQRRDLTRMLTALSKLGKTGAKVVTASHDDTVANLKQLRPILRQLNKAGDDLPNSLELLTTYPFPRNVVDAVKGDYVNLDITADLDLSDLYGNVTDGNSGRGRGDSQKPGTPDVPHLPDLPSVPTPTALPSTPSLPSSPSVPSVPSAPSGGGGPLCPPVCTSSYTTDAELPKGIDLALAELMLKGVQP, from the coding sequence ATGAGCGCACTGCGCAAGGTCGGGGCGGTCGCGTGGGCCGCGGTCGGCTCGCTGCTGCTCTCCGGGTGCGAGTTCAACGGCTGGTACGACGTCCAGCTGCCCGGCGGAGCCGCCGCCGACGGTCACGCGTACCACGTCACCGTCGAGTTCCGCGACGTCCTCGACCTGGTGCCCCAGTCGGCGGTGAAGGTCAACAACGTCACCGTGGGCGCGGTCGAGAAGGTGCAGCTGGACGGCTGGCACGCGCGCGTACGGCTGCGGGTCGCCGACTCGGTGAAGCTGCCCGCCAACGCGGTCGCGGAGCTGCGGCAGACCAGCATGCTCGGCGAGAAGTACGTCGCGCTCTCCGCCCCGTCCGGCACGGCGCCCGTGGGGCGGCTCGGCGACGGCGACCGCATTCCGCTGTCCCGCAGCGGCCGCAATCCGGAGATCGAGGAGGTGCTGTCCGCACTGTCCGCGCTGCTCAACGGCGGCGGAGTGGCCCAGCTCAAGACGATCACCGTGGAGCTGAACAAGGCCCTGAACGGCCGGGAGAACCGGGTCAGATCGCTGCTCAAGGAGCTGAACACCTTCATCGGCGGTCTGGACGACCAGCGCAAGGACATCGTCCGCGCCCTCAAGGCCGTCGACCGGCTCGCGGGGCGGCTCGGCAAGGAGAAGAAGACGATCGCCCAGACCGTCGACGCGATGCCACCCGCTCTGAAGGTCCTGGCCGACCAGCGGCGCGATCTGACGAGGATGCTCACCGCCCTTTCGAAGCTCGGCAAGACAGGAGCCAAGGTGGTCACGGCGTCGCACGACGACACGGTCGCGAACCTCAAGCAGCTGCGGCCGATCCTGCGGCAGCTGAACAAGGCAGGCGACGATCTGCCCAACTCTCTGGAGTTGCTGACCACTTACCCGTTCCCACGCAACGTGGTGGACGCCGTCAAGGGTGACTACGTCAACCTCGACATCACCGCCGACCTCGATCTGTCGGACCTGTACGGGAACGTGACGGACGGCAACTCCGGCCGGGGCAGAGGCGATTCCCAGAAGCCCGGCACTCCCGACGTACCGCATCTCCCTGACCTGCCGAGCGTTCCGACACCCACCGCGCTGCCGAGCACACCGAGCCTGCCGTCGTCCCCCTCGGTGCCGTCGGTGCCGTCGGCCCCGTCGGGCGGCGGCGGTCCGTTGTGCCCGCCGGTGTGCACCAGCAGCTACACAACCGACGCGGAGCTACCCAAGGGGATAGACCTCGCTCTCGCGGAGCTGATGTTGAAGGGGGTTCAGCCGTGA